A genomic stretch from Cherax quadricarinatus isolate ZL_2023a chromosome 63, ASM3850222v1, whole genome shotgun sequence includes:
- the LOC128698167 gene encoding uncharacterized protein — MERYESLGVVGEGSYGLVLRCRHKESGQTVAIKKFLESEDDHTVKKIALREVRMLKKLRHENLVNLIEFFRRKRRLYLVFEYVDHTILDELEATESGLDEDTSRAHIFQVLRGIAFCHQNQIIHRDIKPENVLVSRLGVVKLCDFGFARLLAGPGESCTDYVATRWYRAPELLVGDTRYGREVDVWASGCLLSEMLTGEPLFPGESDIDQLFHIIQTLGELSISHRQLVERNPMLAGLRLPAAASTPLVASFPTWSSRAHSFVAKCLCLEPSSRPSAQELLNHEFFIHDNFPETFLPVLRQKVQQEFSTNTLLGINGRRGSSTTDRRGRGSKIPGGTSPDSVYARSIARAPAPHPPPTRADNSVPVRSSPTKHAQTQGQQQASVSRPTVSFAHLTPSHSRSGASVSNIGGTSGMSSTALGSEEGTAVNMHSMLIPPMRDLHTSAPSSTNGNNVTTTTTTSSSNNTIALTLHITSTTNTTSPARTNRGNDKGRKSPVSIWGASLKNRGQGLCIQGQGQASGQGQSHWEDDDHFGFGLTLDGPPSIISGIRHHTSDLSRSSDTSRTMDLSRHPYTISLDRTKELVAREPRENTTNRDTHVREYTRDPLKEIKDNPRDPLGHRDLRDSTRRPKLEVMGWAKPRLLNDDLSLPNVPGVSSAVNTGSSSSPKKNGSESVGHIRSRRAAGVTMPSLGNLHRSSANSIESSSPSPLANLPYV; from the exons AAACTGCGCCATGAGAACCTGGTGAATTTAATCGAGTTCTTCCGTCGTAAGCGTCGCCTGTACCTGGTGTTTGAGTACGTCGACCATACTATCCTCGACGAACTGGAAGCCACAGAGTCAGGTCTGGATGAGGACACCTCCCGGGCGCATATATTCCAGGTGTTGCGGGGCATCGCTTTCTGTCATCAAAACCAG ATCATCCACCGGGACATTAAACCAGAGAATGTCTTGGTGAGCAGACTTGGGGTAGTCAAGCTGTGTGATTTCGGCTTCGCACGACTGCTTGCAGGTCCTGGGGAATCTTGCACCGATTATGTGGCCACGAGATGGTACCGGGCCCCAGAGCTTCTCGTAGGAGACACCAGATATGGAAG GGAGGTGGATGTGTGGGCGTCCGGATGTCTCCTGTCGGAGATGTTGACGGGGGAACCTCTCTTTCCCGGCGAGTCAGACATcgaccaactcttccacatcattcAGACGCTTG GGGAACTGAGCATATCTCACCGTCAACTGGTGGAGAGAAACCCTATGTTGGCAGGTCTACGACTTCCAGCTGCCGCTTCAACACCTCTGGTCGCCTCCTTCCCGACGTGGTCCAGCCGAGCACATTCCTTTGTCGCCAAGTGCCTCTGTCTGGAGCCCTCTTCACGTCCTTCCGCCCAAGAACTCCTCAATCATGAATTCTTCATTCACGATAACTTTCCAGAGACCTTCCTGCCAGTGCTGCGGCAGAAGGTACAGCAGGAGTTCAGCACCAACACCCTCTTGGGTATAAACGGACGCAGAGGCTCCAGTACAACAgacagaagaggaagagggagtaaAATTCCAGGGGGTACCAGTCCTGACAGTGTTTATGCCCGCAGTATTGCCAGGGCGCCGGCACCTCATCCCCCACCCACCAGAGCTGATAACTCTGTTCCAGTCAG ATCATCACCTACGAAGCACGCGCAGACACAGGGACAGCAACAAGCCTCAGTCTCAAGACCTACCGTTTCCTTTGCTCACCTGACGCCATCCCACTCCAGAAGTGGAGCTTCAGTGTCAAACATTGGTGGTACCAGTGGCATGAGCAGCACTGCCCTGGGCTCCGAGGAAGGGACGGCCGTCAACATGCACTCAATGCTCATTCCACCCATGCGAGATCTTCATACCTCAGCTCCTTCCAGCACCAATGGCAAcaatgtcactactaccaccaccaccagctcctccAACAACACAATCGCTTTAACACTtcatatcaccagcaccaccaacactacgtcTCCTGCACGCACCAACAG AGGGAACGACAAAGGCCGGAAATCTCCCGTCAGCATCTGGGGTGCCAGCCTTAAAAACCGAGGTCAAGGTCTGTGCATTCAGGGCCAGGGCCAGGCATCAGGGCAGGGTCAGAGCCACTGGGAAGACGACGATCACTTTGGCTTTGGCCTCACCTTAGATGGTCCTCCGTCGATAATCTCAGGCATCCGTCACCACACTAGTGACTTATCCCGATCTTCAGACACGAGTCGGACAATGGACCTGTCCCGCCACCCGTATACCATCAGCCTCGACCGCACGAAGGAGCTGGTGGCAAGAGAGCCCAGGGAGAACACAACCAATAGAGACACCCACGTCAGGGAGTACACGAGAGACCCACTCAAGGAGATCAAGGATAATCCCAGAGACCCATTAGGACACAGAGACTTGAGGGATTCTACGAGACGACCAAAACTAGAAGTTATGGGATGGGCCAAGCCGCGCCTTCTTAATGATGACCTCTCTCTTCCCAACGTCCCTGGAG TTTCTTCGGCTGTAAACACCGGGAGCAGCAGCAGTCCTAAGAAGAATGGAAGTGAaagtgtgggtcacatcaggTCTCGCCGTGCTGCTGGGGTCACCATGCCGAGCCTGGGGAACCTACACCGGAGCTCCGCCAACTCG ATCGAATCCAGTTCGCCTTCTCCGCTCGCCAATCTGCCGTATGTCTGA